From a single Falco rusticolus isolate bFalRus1 chromosome 17, bFalRus1.pri, whole genome shotgun sequence genomic region:
- the LOC119158505 gene encoding potassium voltage-gated channel subfamily A member 3-like translates to MDERRSLLYSPAASSASRHPRGGSTSHHNLGYTEQLPPAAPQPPPDQEEEEGEEGEEGSMTVVGGGGGDPLLEEPQHPHPLLGGDRYDHPPTPAAVPAGQPAGGGEHECCERVVINISGLRFETQLKTLAQFPETLLGDPRKRMRYFDPLRNEYFFDRNRPSFDAILYYYQSGGRIRRPVNVPIDIFSEEIRFYQLGEEAMEKFREDEGFIREEQRPLPDKEFQRQVWLLFEYPESSGPARGIAIVSVLVILISIVIFCLETLPEFRDDHDYEGTGGTFGTGGGPLPPDVFTNSSSSATSMVSSFTDPFFVVETLCIIWFSFELLVRFFACPSKATFSKNIMNIIDIVAIIPYFITLGTELAERQGNGQQAMSLAILRVIRLVRVFRIFKLSRHSKGLQILGQTLKASMRELGLLIFFLFIGVILFSSAVYFAEADDPSSGFSSIPDAFWWAVVTMTTVGYGDMHPITIGGKIVGSLCAIAGVLTIALPVPVIVSNFNYFYHRETEGEEQAQYMHVGSCQHLSSSEEMRKARSNSTLSKSEYMVIEEGGINHSAFKQAAFKTGNCTTTNNPNCVNIKKIFTDV, encoded by the coding sequence ATGGACGAGCGCCGGAGCTTGCTCTACTCTCCGGCTGCCTCCTCCGCCAGCCGGCATCCGCGGGGCGGCTCGACCAGCCACCACAACCTGGGCTACACCGAGcagctgccccccgccgccccccagccgccccccgaccaagaggaggaagagggggaagaaggggaagaaggcaGCATGACCGTGGTGGGAGGCGGCGGCGGAGACCCTTTGCTGGAAGAACCACAGCATCCTCATCCTTTGCTGGGGGGGGACCGCTACGATCACCCCCCGACTCCGGCCGCGGTCCCCGCCGGCCAGCCCGCGGGCGGTGGGGAGCACGAGTGCTGCGAGCGGGTGGTGATCAACATCTCGGGGTTGCGGTTTGAGACCCAGCTGAAGACGCTGGCACAGTTCCCCGAGACGCTGCTGGGGGACCCACGTAAGAGGATGCGCTACTTCGACCCCCTCCGCAATGAGTATTTTTTCGACCGTAACCGTCCCAGCTTTGACGCCATCCTCTACTACTACCAGTCGGGTGGACGCATCCGGCGACCCGTCAACGTCCCCATCGATATCTTCTCTGAGGAGATCCGCTTCTACCAGCTAGGGGAGGAGGCCATGGAGAAGTTTCGGGAGGACGAGGGTTTCATTCGGGAGGAGCAGCGGCCGCTTCCCGACAAGGAGTTTCAGCGCCAAGTGTGGCTCCTCTTTGAGTACCCTGAGAGCTCTGGGCCAGCCCGAGGCATTGCCATCGTCTCTGTCCTGGTCATTCTTATCTCTATTGTCATCTTCTGTCTGGAGACCCTGCCTGAATTCAGGGATGACCACGACTATGAGGGAACTGGAGGGACCTTCGGGACAGGCGGTGGCCCTCTCCCACCTGATGTCTTCACCAACTCCTCATCCTCAGCTACTTCCATGGTGTCGTCCTTCACCGACCCTTTCTTTGTGGTAGAGACTTTGTGCATCATCTGGTTCTCCTTCGAGCTGCTGGTCCGCTTCTTTGCCTGCCCCAGCAAGGCCACCTTCTCCAAGAACATCATGAACATCATTGACATTGTGGCCATCATTCCCTACTTCATCACGCTGGGCACCGAGCTGGCTGAGAGGCAAGGCAACGGCCAGCAAGCCATGTCCTTAGCCATCCTCAGAGTCATCCGGCTGGTCAGGGTCTTCCGTATCTTCAAGCTCTCCCGGCACTCCAAGGGGCTGCAGATCCTGGGGCAGACCCTCAAGGCCAGCATGCGGGAGCTGGGCTTGctcatcttcttcctcttcatcgGCGTCATCCTCTTCTCCAGCGCCGTCTACTTCGCAGAAGCCGATGACCCCAGTTCAGGTTTCAGTAGCATCCCCGATGCCTTCTGGTGGGCGGTGGTGACCATGACCACGGTGGGCTATGGGGACATGCACCCCATCACCATTGGGGGCAAGATCGTGGGGTCTCTCTGTGCCATCGCAGGGGTGCTAACTATCGCTCTCCCCGTGCCTGTGATAGTCTCCAATTTCAACTATTTCTACCACCGGGAAACAGAAGGTGAGGAGCAAGCCCAGTACATGCACGTCGGGAGCTGCCAGCATCTCTCGTCCAGCGAGGAGATGCGGAAGGCTCGCAGCAATTCCACCCTCAGCAAATCTGAGTACATGGTGATCGAGGAAGGGGGAATCAACCACAGTGCATTCAAACAGGCTGCCTTTAAGACAGGCAACTGCACAACCACAAACAATCCCAACTGTGTGAATATCAAAAAGATCTTTACggatgtttaa